In the Oncorhynchus nerka isolate Pitt River linkage group LG2, Oner_Uvic_2.0, whole genome shotgun sequence genome, one interval contains:
- the LOC115146273 gene encoding major intrinsically disordered Notch2-binding receptor 1-like yields the protein MASLQQEYPLVLLGILEELSAMRHWLSFQDLCRMVSTRFDLQHLTELRSLLFSAACRDPCFPATLFRDRVTPKGLGTSPIGVAADIVTIFNLIQMTGGAPDEAQAAQPIKAKPAPHIDQSPEPSLQSSLPITDEVRFSRCDRVHTLSDSQTISGPIDPSLLWPKSNYSFRKRASLPPDPLSLVSSSPPSRARAVSFDWRHNTPLFAGSGSIPGMQSIYLPLETDSESSKDSLSGDSAPRDPGSEPGSEPGSQPGSERHSCVKKRDIFKKDFHNQSQLVPQVTISTESQTPRGGVGRRGRQELFSNRSFELLSNPYPSPTVGRSSPERRAKHESLDDLQDSTYFGPGDTIQEWSSLHLQPPRAQRPGWADKSLSLDDREVGLAGVGLDGSEGSLQVRLTPSPTTNNVGGGLSPPKGWEGNTIPALGGGGLTACSRGTQTDTMPDPRRLRSLVHADRLSFMTSMDDPDMMGEDDISAIFRFLDDMSMCGSTGVLHPHDVGPSAAQDTPEARRGRLGQLQKLFHSLDGSDDGGLKASVCKLLLRMGQIERRLESLSEVKAEISQVLSFLQRLDEKIQEQAIRGGGGSGGRWLGPPSGGGSSLGSLSHSLTPGSGGSSEPQPLSVSGHSFGSLDFNQWGSSQGKTETNGGLSETEGGKKGVLSRLASSKPEEKNGVDSKRPSVVSNLSARDWTVSFSKSKDGKAQPGKKRQMDQSKNSAQSHKLPPQKHSHLVEPVFSSSLLRQKGGGLTNPGLSSGLPCDPRLAGGRGGAPVWTVEDREARMSPLELQAQESLNPNNLEFWMEDIYTPGYDTLLRRKEADQRRAKACKLGALIFTAVTIVLVIVIPIATMSS from the exons ATGGCCAGCCTGCAACAGGAGTACCCCCTGGTCCTGCTGGGTATTCTGGAGGAGCTGTCCGCTATGCGCCACTGGCTCTCCTTCCAGGATCTGTGTCGAATGGTCAGCACCCGCTTCGACCTGCAGCACCTCACAGAGCTTAGGAGCCTGCTGTTCTCCGCAGCCTGCCGTGACCCATGTTTCCCCGCCACCCTCTTCAGAGACAGGGTCACCCCCAAGGGACTGGGGACATCCCCGATAGGCGTGGCAGCTGACATCGTCACTATATTCAACCTCATTCAAATGACGGGTGGGGCTCCCGATGAGGCCCAGGCTGCTCAGCCAATAAAAGCAAAGCCCGCCCCTCACATCGACCAATCCCCAGAGCCCTCTTTGCAAAGCTCTTTGCCCATCACTGACGAAGTGAGATTCTCCAGATGTGATAGGGTGCACACACTTTCAGACTCTCAGACCATCTCAGGCCCCATCGACCCAAGCTTGCTCTGGCCCAAATCAAATTACTCGTTCCGCAAGCGCGCCAGTCTCCCTCCCGATcccctctctcttgtctcctcatcccctccgAGCCGTGCCAGGGCTGTGTCTTTCGACTGGCGCCACAACACCCCACTGTTCGCTGGCAGCGGCAGCATCCCAGGCATGCAGAGCATCTACCTCCCCCTGGAGACGGACAGCGAGTCCTCCAAAGATTCCCTGAGCGGAGACTCGGCACCCAGAGATCCCGGATCGGAGCCGGGATCGGAGCCGGGATCACAGCCGGGATCGGAGCGGCATTCCTGCGTGAAGAAGAGAGACATCTTCAAGAAGGACTTCCACAACCAGTCGCAACTGGTTCCCCAGGTGACCATCAGTACTGAGTCTCAGACTCCAAGAGGAGGAGTAGGACGAAGAGGGAGGCAGGAACTGTTTTCCAACCGCAGCTTTGAACTGCTATCCAACCCGTATCCTTCCCCCACTGTTGGTCGGTCTTCGCCGGAGCGCCGGGCCAAGCATGAAAGCTTGGACGACCTCCAGGACTCCACATACTTTGGCCCAGGGGATACTATTCAAGAATggtcctccctccacctccaaccCCCCAGGGCCCAGAGGCCAGGGTGGGCCGACAAGAGCCTGAGTCTGGACGACAGGGAGGTGGGCTTAGCTGGGGTGGGTTTGGATGGCTCCGAGGGCTCTCTTCAGGTTAGACTCACTCCCAGCCCCACCACAAACAATGTTGGTGGTGGGTTGTCCCCTCCAAAGGGATGGGAGGGGAACACCATTCCCGCACTTGGAGGAGGGGGGTTGACGGCCTGCAGCAGGGGCACCCAGACCGACACCATGCCGGACCCCCGGCGCCTGCGCAGCCTGGTGCACGCCGACCGGCTGTCCTTCATGACCTCGATGGATGACCCCGACATGATGGGCGAGGATGACATCAGCGCCATCTTCCGCTTCCTGGATGACATGAGCATGTGCGGCTCCACGGGGGTCCTCCACCCCCACGACGTGGGCCCCTCGGCAGCCCAGGACACCCCAGAGGCACGGCGTGGCCGCCTGGGCCAGCTCCAGAAGCTCTTTCACTCCCTGGATGGCAGCGACGATGGCGGCCTCAAGGCCAGCGTATGTAAACTCCTCCTGAGAATGGGCCAGATCGAGAGACGCCTGGAGTCGCTGTCCGAGGTCAAGGCCGAAATCTCCCAAGTTCTTTCCTTCCTCCAGCGACTGGATGAGAAGATACAAGAGCAGGccattagaggaggaggagggagtggaggtagGTGGCTGGGACCGCCCAGCGGTGGTGGGTCTTCCCTGGGTAGCCTGAGCCATTCGCTCACTCCTGGGTCTGGTGGCTCCTCGGAACCCCAGCCCCTGTCTGTGTCTGGGCATTCGTTTGGCAGCCTGGACTTCAACCAGTGGGGTAGCAGCCAAGGGAAGACAGAGACAAACGGAGGTCTGAGCGAGACCGAAGGGGGGAAGAAGGGGGTGCTCTCTCGGCTGGCCTCCTCCAAGCCTGAGGAGAAAAATGGTGTAGACTCCAAACGGCCGAGCGTCGTCTCCAACTTGTCTGCGCGGGATTGGACGGTGTCGTTCTCGAAAAGTAAAGATGGGAAGGCCCAGCCCGGGAAAAAACGGCAG ATGGACCAATCAAAGAACTCCGCCCAGAGTCATAAGCTCCCCCCTCAAAAACACTCCCACCTGGTGGAGCCAGTATTCAGTTCCTCTCTCTTGCGTCAGAAGGGTGGCGGGTTGACCAATCCTGGGTTGTCCTCTGGGCTGCCCTGTGACCCCAGATTggctggggggagaggaggagcaccGGTCTGGACCGTGGAGGACAGAGAGGCCAGAATGTCCCCTCTGGAACTGCAG GCCCAGGAGTCTCTAAACCCCAATAATCTGGAGTTTTGGATGGAGGACATCTACACGCCAGGTTACGACACACTATTGAGGCGCAAAGAGGCTGACCAGCGCAGAGCCAAAGCCTGCAAGCTGGGGGCGCTCATCTTCACAGCCGTTACCATAGTCCTTGTCATCGTCATCCCCATCGCCACAATGAGCTCCTGA